In a single window of the Pseudomonas sp. B21-015 genome:
- a CDS encoding pentapeptide repeat-containing protein, giving the protein MNFPDTPSLAAFKSDATVLLHELRSGSRSALDRAIRAQLISSGPANRDICLRILAKEYGVTYKKIVARDRMISRYAAHCFSQGFWRQPYEGEFRRARFLLQFEALVECLRDQVPLAVAADKRGVDFSGFHFSSLLFSRIGLVLKRKKVPDFSYLQAPGSLVHYHWFQDVQKASHSNFSNAKFYSISADPVVQPGAYGWETDFSQADLRGVDLRGAYLRGACFLGAKLDGADLRNANINQCIFTGAKGAFVSGEILYHNWDVGPKGVIPWLPDDEV; this is encoded by the coding sequence ATGAACTTCCCTGATACTCCTTCGCTTGCTGCTTTCAAGTCAGATGCTACTGTCCTGCTTCATGAGCTACGCAGTGGCAGTCGCTCTGCATTAGACAGAGCAATTCGCGCTCAGTTAATCAGTTCGGGCCCTGCCAACAGAGACATCTGTCTTCGTATTCTTGCTAAAGAATACGGTGTGACATACAAAAAAATTGTCGCTAGAGATCGGATGATTTCGCGATATGCCGCTCATTGTTTTTCTCAAGGTTTTTGGCGGCAGCCCTATGAAGGCGAATTTCGTAGAGCCCGATTTTTACTGCAGTTTGAAGCGCTTGTTGAATGCCTTCGTGACCAGGTTCCTCTTGCAGTAGCTGCGGACAAACGGGGAGTGGATTTCAGTGGATTCCATTTCAGCTCGTTGCTATTCAGCAGAATTGGGCTCGTTCTCAAGCGCAAGAAAGTCCCTGATTTCAGCTATCTTCAGGCGCCCGGGAGCCTAGTGCACTATCACTGGTTTCAAGATGTTCAGAAGGCGAGTCACTCGAATTTCAGCAATGCGAAGTTTTACTCTATTTCCGCAGATCCTGTAGTTCAACCAGGAGCCTACGGCTGGGAGACTGACTTCAGCCAAGCAGATTTGAGAGGTGTTGATCTTCGGGGTGCATATCTTCGAGGTGCCTGCTTTTTGGGGGCTAAACTCGACGGGGCCGATCTACGCAATGCAAATATCAACCAGTGCATATTTACCGGGGCCAAGGGGGCGTTCGTGAGCGGCGAAATTCTTTACCACAATTGGGACGTTGGCCCGAAGGGTGTTATCCCATGGCTGCCAGACGATGAGGTCTAA
- a CDS encoding ABC-three component system protein has translation MNKASIWGSNIQGGVRVGDDTNYVINLPPADPTAITRALARIQELSEHDEDFMYFIERLDFFTNQKTQSPMIGLEQKLKNGGREDLLEVAIERKDAFAKRLMKSQLNRRRQAIFLYILQKISFGFEESIRPLIKQGVPNDVIDGVILNGIVDTIYREVMAEDFTIDQYMISGMLYFLTGKCHLIWEKPKC, from the coding sequence ATGAATAAAGCAAGCATTTGGGGCTCAAACATCCAGGGCGGCGTGCGTGTGGGTGATGACACCAACTACGTCATCAACCTACCCCCTGCAGATCCGACTGCAATTACTCGCGCACTTGCAAGAATCCAAGAGTTGAGTGAGCACGATGAAGATTTCATGTATTTCATCGAACGTCTGGATTTTTTTACCAACCAGAAAACTCAGTCTCCGATGATCGGTCTGGAGCAAAAACTCAAAAACGGGGGGCGTGAGGATTTGCTAGAGGTAGCAATCGAGCGCAAAGATGCCTTTGCGAAGAGATTAATGAAGTCCCAGCTCAATCGAAGACGACAGGCTATCTTTCTCTACATTCTCCAAAAAATTAGTTTTGGCTTCGAAGAATCCATTCGACCGCTAATAAAACAAGGTGTCCCGAATGATGTTATCGATGGGGTAATCCTCAACGGAATTGTCGACACCATTTACCGGGAGGTTATGGCGGAAGACTTCACAATAGATCAGTACATGATTTCAGGGATGTTATATTTTCTCACTGGGAAGTGCCACTTGATCTGGGAGAAGCCAAAATGCTGA
- a CDS encoding ABC-three component system middle component 5 translates to MLMYHPAFDANHCLYRIVSILNATGSTPISWPLFRVLDFYYLFPSQLKAIKPWPREIGKYKSKTANIQDQFEDLTNPARTFFDLQSFQKAATLELIAKGCLSKSEFDKGIMQLEPDALPPGYIALLETDEFLRSDAFIVITKGLPEAPFYGSNGLKSRSGLMEFIYDI, encoded by the coding sequence ATGCTGATGTATCACCCAGCCTTCGATGCAAACCACTGTCTTTACAGAATAGTATCAATTCTCAATGCGACTGGTAGCACGCCAATTAGTTGGCCCCTGTTTCGCGTGCTTGATTTTTATTATTTGTTCCCTAGCCAGCTTAAGGCGATAAAACCGTGGCCCAGGGAAATCGGCAAGTACAAATCAAAAACCGCTAACATTCAAGATCAGTTTGAAGATTTGACAAATCCCGCTCGCACATTCTTTGACCTCCAAAGTTTCCAAAAGGCAGCAACACTCGAGCTTATTGCGAAAGGTTGTTTATCGAAATCCGAATTCGATAAAGGCATCATGCAGTTAGAGCCAGACGCTTTGCCGCCCGGTTATATTGCACTCCTTGAAACCGATGAGTTTTTGAGGAGCGACGCATTCATAGTCATTACAAAAGGTCTGCCAGAAGCACCTTTTTACGGATCGAACGGACTCAAATCTCGCTCCGGCCTAATGGAATTTATTTATGACATCTAA
- a CDS encoding XRE family transcriptional regulator: MNLQALGNKLERYRIQLQRSVDEVAAFTAINVERLSSIEKGELEPTGDEVLILADYYRCDFKFFISNEQVAPFEQTETLYRAHGREFSKEDRSAIQEFLYLCETEEFLTQELRGAASTFAYTPQGSYFIGHAEGAARAFRQQMGHTDREVPRDIYSEFRSVGVHVFRRKLANSKISGLFVMHPVAGKCILVNYTEDVYRQRFSAAHEMAHCIFDSDQGASMTMPGDKDMREVRANRFASCYLMPPETIRLLPAPATWSEGDAQDWANKFRVSCDALGIALKAAKHADLETSRRIRGYRVTRQAKIDPELPESLTAQQRSRKAALLERGLSDHYVRLCLDAHSQGIISLGRLAEALLCSYGELAALASLYGRTIHGY; encoded by the coding sequence ATGAATCTCCAGGCCCTTGGCAACAAGCTTGAACGCTACCGTATTCAGCTTCAGCGATCCGTTGACGAAGTCGCAGCGTTCACTGCTATCAACGTTGAACGCCTTAGTAGTATCGAGAAAGGTGAGTTGGAACCTACCGGAGACGAGGTGCTCATCCTCGCAGACTACTATCGATGCGATTTCAAATTCTTCATCTCGAACGAACAAGTCGCTCCGTTCGAACAAACTGAAACGCTCTACCGGGCGCATGGCCGGGAGTTCTCGAAGGAGGATCGCTCTGCCATTCAAGAGTTTCTGTACCTCTGCGAAACCGAAGAATTTTTAACCCAAGAGCTCCGTGGTGCTGCCAGCACCTTTGCATACACTCCGCAAGGCAGCTATTTCATTGGTCACGCAGAAGGCGCGGCAAGGGCGTTTCGCCAGCAGATGGGTCATACCGACAGAGAGGTTCCCCGCGACATCTACTCCGAGTTTCGCTCAGTAGGCGTGCATGTTTTCAGGCGAAAGCTGGCCAACTCCAAAATCTCAGGCCTCTTCGTGATGCACCCTGTCGCGGGTAAATGCATTTTGGTCAACTACACCGAGGACGTTTACCGACAGCGGTTCAGTGCAGCACACGAGATGGCCCACTGTATTTTTGATAGTGACCAAGGGGCCAGCATGACTATGCCGGGGGACAAGGATATGAGGGAGGTACGGGCAAACAGGTTCGCCTCCTGCTACCTGATGCCTCCCGAAACGATTCGCTTGCTTCCCGCCCCAGCTACCTGGTCTGAAGGAGATGCCCAAGATTGGGCAAACAAGTTCCGAGTGAGTTGTGACGCGCTGGGAATCGCTTTGAAGGCTGCAAAGCACGCTGACCTTGAAACCAGTCGACGTATCCGGGGATACCGGGTCACTCGGCAAGCCAAGATAGACCCCGAACTTCCAGAGAGCCTCACCGCCCAACAGCGATCCAGGAAAGCGGCGTTACTCGAACGAGGACTGTCCGATCACTACGTGAGGCTATGCCTAGATGCGCACAGCCAAGGCATCATAAGCCTCGGCAGGCTAGCCGAAGCTCTCCTTTGCAGCTACGGCGAACTAGCGGCACTTGCTTCTCTATATGGAAGGACAATACATGGCTATTGA